The stretch of DNA AACGAGTTCTCTTGTGGATTGTATCCACTAATTTTCCCCCCAATAACCAAATGGTCTACGAGCACTTGCTCGCCTGAGGTTATTATTTGAGTACCGGAAGCAATACCTGGAAAGAGTTGTAGTGGAAAAAATAGATAGAGGCTAAGAAGTAGCCCAGCAATAGATATTCTTTTAATAGACATAAAATAGAGTTCTTTGCGTTGATAGATTTAAAAATACCTGGGCAAAGATAGATTAAAAGATTTTCTTTGTCTATTGAACACCTCGCTCAATGGAAGCTATCATGATGAGCAAAAAGATCGCGAAAAAAATCTTGGACTTCGGAGCCATCTTCTTGTACGTTATTGTGATCATCGGACATGATAAAGTCACTTGCTAAAGTATAGTCGTCAAGAAGATCTCGTCCCAAGTCCAATTCCTGCGTGTGATGCATCACAGAATCGCTCGCTAATCCCTGCCGAGGATCAAGAACAACTGTTCCACTACTCAATATCTCTTGCTCATTTGAAAATTGATCTGATGAGCTTGATCCCTGAGCTATTGAACCTAACTCTTGAATTAATGATAGTAATTCTGCAGAACTGGGTTCTTGAATTGGCACAGGCAAGTCTTGCTGTTCAGGTGTATCGCCATTTTTTCTTACTCTCTCAGAAGCCTGATAGACCATTCCTTTACATAAAATCCCAACATGAACGGCTCGACTGCACAACATGACACCACAGCAGGTATCGCACGCGAATAAACTTTCTTCATTTTTTTGAGCACATTCAATCATATGAGCAGATACAGCGGCTCGATCAAGCAGGTCTAACTTTTTGTATGACATACTTTTTTCTGCTAATTGAGCCGAACACCACGGACATACTGCATGCTCGCGGATCATATGATTTTTGCAGGCTCGTGCATGGACAAAGCTTCTTGAACATTTATTACAGGTATTTTCTTGCTCAATTTTTAAAACTACCTCGATATCCAATCCTTTATCCGCAACAAGATTTACTTGATGCTTGACGCCACATTTGTGATCTTTTTTTGCATAATGAAAAAGTGCAGAACATTTTTGGCATTGCCAGAGTGAAGTCTTTTTTATTTGAGCACATTTCTTGATGTGATCAACACGTGCTTGTCGATCATTCTCCGAAAGCCCCCTCCAGTCTCGTGAATTAAGATAAACCAAATCACTACACCACGGACATGCATAATGAACACTTATAATATGTTCAACTCGATGTTCAGCTCGTACAAATTGTCGCTCACATCCTTCACAGGTAAGGCCGTTGGTAACACGAAGTTCTTTTTCTCCACCGTCTTTCATAGCAAAAATTGGAGTAGTCCACGAACTGCTGAATGCCAAAATGGCACATGCTATAATCAATTTTTTCATTGTACATCTTTCAATCCTGCTCTACGAAAAGAAATCATGAACTCAATCAAAGTAAAATTATACAAAGAAATTATGTAATACTCACTATCTCTTCTTGCTCTTTGTTGCATCCACCAAAACCATTCGTTCTGCAACACGCTGAAAAAGGGGCGCTGCTACTTCAGATGCCCAACGAGCATGCTTTTCAGGCTCCTTAACAAAAGTAATAATCACACGGCGATAATTTCCCTTTTCAACAATTCCTGCAAAGGTATAAATGCCTCGCTTCAGCGAATATCCCTTGCCCTCAGCACATCGGGCTGATCCTGTTTTACCCATTACACGATAACCAGGAACATCATAACGTGTACCAATAGATTCAAGTATTTCTTGAATTTGGTTGATCGTTGATTCTTGATACAATCGTTCTCTTTTCTCAAAATCCTGCTTACTCTTTTTCAAAAGCGTTGGTCGTACCAAGTAACCACCATTGGCTATGAGGCAAAAAGCTTGTGCAAGCTGCACCAATGAGATCATGGTTTCATAACCAAACGAAAGAACAATTATAGAAGGTTTACTCCAATTTTTTGGATGATTCACAAAACCATCACGCTCTCCGGGAAATTCTATCCCCGTTTTTTTACCAAAGCCAACACGGCAAAAGTGGTCGTAGAGTTTTTTTCCCACACGTTTGGCAATCTTTGCAGTTCCAACATTGCTCGACATACGCATGACATCACGAAATGGAAGCACACCGACGCTTTTCCAATTTTCCACCCTGAAGCGATCGATCGACGTAACCTTCCCTTCACAATCAATTTCTTCATCAAGCGTTACCACGCCCTCTTCAAGTGCTGCAAGAGCAGAAAATGCCTTAATAACCGAGCCCAATTCGTAACATTCGCACACCACATTATTTTTAGTCACCTCAAGTGAAGGTAATGATTTCTGATTAGGATCAAATGTTGGATAGGTTGCAAGCGCAAGCACTTCACCTGTATCAGGATTCATCACGATGACAGAACCCAACTTTGCTTGATATTCATCAACCGTCTTCTTGAGCTCTTCAAATGCAAGGAATTGCAAGTTACTATCAATCGAAAGCGTGAGTAATTCTCCTTGACTTCCCTCCTGATCAACTGCGCGCTCAAAATAATGATTTCCTGAACGCGCATCACGCTGAATAGTAATCTGAGTCGCAACCCCTTGGAGTGTTTTATCAAACCCAAGTTCAATGCCCGCAATTCCTTTGTTATCAATATCGGTAAAACCTATAAGCTGCGCTAACGACTCAAAAGGATAGAAACGTTTTTGCTCGTTAATTAAAGAGACATCATCCGTTCCATTTTTTTTAAGCCATGCAGCACGCTCTGGCGTTAGGTGTCGCTCAAGCCATAAAAAATGCCGTTCTTTATTTTCATTCATACGTGCAAAAACATCAGGGTAATTGTCCTGCACAAAACGCTTAGTTTTTTCAGACTGCTTGAGCTGATGAGGCAAAATAAAGGCCGATTGAACCTCTCGATTAAATGCAAGCGCAACGGTGCCGGATCGGTCAAAAATCAAGCCACGGGCTGGGTTGCTCGTCAGCGTAACCTGATGCTGCTGAACAGCGAGCATGTGAAAAAAATCTTTTTGATGTATCTGAAGCAAAAAAAGCCTGGTTACCAACACAACATAAATGGCCATGAATGCAAGAAAGACTAAAATTACTCGAACTTTATAATTTTTGTGCTGAATCATATCACGCCCTTGTTGATGTTTGATGTAAGGCTTCAATACAACGAAGAACATCGTGCGATGATGCATGATAAAAATCAAGTTCATAAACCTGCTGCGTTACCGTTATGACTTGTGACAGCTTAAGAGGCGTCATACCGAGTTGATGGCTCGCATGGCTTCGTGTTTGCGTATAATCATGAAGCGCACACAAGCGAACTTGTAACTCGATTTTTTCCTTTGCAAGTTGCTCTTTTCTGATCTCTAAGCGCCTTTTTTCATACATAATTTTAATAATTTGGTTGTGCTGATAAATAGTAACAAAGGCTCCTATAAGAATTATCGCTGCGAAGAACTTTATAAATTTCGCTTTTTTCATGGT from Candidatus Dependentiae bacterium encodes:
- a CDS encoding penicillin-binding protein 2, with amino-acid sequence MIQHKNYKVRVILVFLAFMAIYVVLVTRLFLLQIHQKDFFHMLAVQQHQVTLTSNPARGLIFDRSGTVALAFNREVQSAFILPHQLKQSEKTKRFVQDNYPDVFARMNENKERHFLWLERHLTPERAAWLKKNGTDDVSLINEQKRFYPFESLAQLIGFTDIDNKGIAGIELGFDKTLQGVATQITIQRDARSGNHYFERAVDQEGSQGELLTLSIDSNLQFLAFEELKKTVDEYQAKLGSVIVMNPDTGEVLALATYPTFDPNQKSLPSLEVTKNNVVCECYELGSVIKAFSALAALEEGVVTLDEEIDCEGKVTSIDRFRVENWKSVGVLPFRDVMRMSSNVGTAKIAKRVGKKLYDHFCRVGFGKKTGIEFPGERDGFVNHPKNWSKPSIIVLSFGYETMISLVQLAQAFCLIANGGYLVRPTLLKKSKQDFEKRERLYQESTINQIQEILESIGTRYDVPGYRVMGKTGSARCAEGKGYSLKRGIYTFAGIVEKGNYRRVIITFVKEPEKHARWASEVAAPLFQRVAERMVLVDATKSKKR
- a CDS encoding cell division protein FtsL, encoding MKKAKFIKFFAAIILIGAFVTIYQHNQIIKIMYEKRRLEIRKEQLAKEKIELQVRLCALHDYTQTRSHASHQLGMTPLKLSQVITVTQQVYELDFYHASSHDVLRCIEALHQTSTRA